A single window of Mauremys reevesii isolate NIE-2019 unplaced genomic scaffold, ASM1616193v1 Contig38, whole genome shotgun sequence DNA harbors:
- the LOC120393928 gene encoding uncharacterized protein LOC120393928 — MADEDIYENMLMTEAAPQPKGNPPQTLVPWRHRAQGIVTAVFLLLSLALATSLLAVTLLYLRAQSKLQAVEEAVQKLQVSLQPDNASDASAKGSDSLQLLDEAQAGVRLLKAQLGNVSAAYGEIQIRLDISAAQAAVQGRCSDMLKKLPRGWRFYGRTGVSLQRDPGTRSLDWTQRPGDRRQLALGGWHRIQSRRKQGVSKA; from the exons ATGGCGGATGAGGATATCTATGAGAACATGCTGATGAcggaagctgctccccagcccaaag gaaaccCTCCCCAGACATTGGTCCCTTGGCGTCACAGGGCGCAGGGCATCGTCACTGCTGTCTTTCTCCTCCTGAgtctggccctggccacgtccctccttgctgtgacgcttctat ATCTccgggcacagagcaagctgcaagcggttgaagaagcggtgcagaagctccaagtctctctgcagcctgacaacGCCTCGGACGCGTCAGCAAAGGGATCAGACA GTCTGCAGCTATTGGatgaagcgcaggcaggagtccggctgctgaaagcccagctgggtaacgtcagtgcagcgtatggagaaatccagatccggCTGGACATCAGTGCAGCGCAAGCAGCAGTGCAAGGTCGTTGTA gtGACATGCTGAAAAAgctccccaggggctggaggttttacg gcagaACAG gagtttcTCTCCAGCGAGACCCAGGGACAAGATCACTGGATTGGACTCAACGACCGGGAGACCGAAGGCAGCTGGCGCTGGGCGGATggcacagaatacagagcagaCGCAAGCAGGGGGTGAGTAAAGCTTGA